One Lysinibacillus fusiformis genomic window carries:
- a CDS encoding CAP and S-layer homology domain-containing protein: MLKKVSSIVVCSLILLATPYGESTTEVALAAEVAKDVPTTHWASNSIQHMLGKQYMTTYQDGSFKPNQAITRAEAAAAIARSMQLKMDSSFLPNFEDLPANHQYYKEICALVELGILQNGDCFKPESPLKRMHIAKMLTLAYNIEVDATNKSKFNDINEAHWAKDYIESLADAGVIQGVNAQQFAPNLMVTRAQFATLIERSLTFTDKVKNLEVAYDYLSKTYIPTVNFSSTMSNEVIRLINIERQKKKLQPLNYDAALTQVAIIKAQDMVNRHYFEHESPYYGAPWDLATLFDYPYTSLGENIGRNIPTPQAAVKAWMASPTHRENILREHYTNTGVAIAEDSKGSYYWVQLFSSQ; the protein is encoded by the coding sequence ATGTTAAAAAAAGTATCTAGTATTGTCGTATGTTCACTTATATTGCTGGCCACACCATACGGAGAATCGACAACCGAGGTAGCGTTGGCGGCGGAGGTCGCTAAGGATGTCCCAACAACACATTGGGCAAGTAACTCGATTCAACATATGTTAGGTAAGCAATATATGACAACTTATCAGGATGGATCTTTTAAGCCAAATCAGGCGATTACAAGGGCGGAGGCAGCAGCTGCGATTGCGCGGTCGATGCAGCTAAAAATGGATAGTTCGTTTTTACCTAATTTTGAAGATTTACCTGCCAATCATCAGTATTACAAGGAGATTTGTGCATTAGTTGAATTAGGTATTTTACAAAATGGTGATTGTTTCAAACCTGAATCTCCCTTAAAGCGCATGCATATTGCTAAAATGTTAACGCTTGCCTATAATATCGAAGTTGATGCAACCAATAAAAGCAAATTTAATGATATTAACGAAGCGCATTGGGCGAAGGACTATATTGAATCATTAGCAGATGCTGGTGTCATTCAAGGGGTAAATGCACAGCAATTTGCGCCAAATCTCATGGTTACACGGGCACAATTTGCTACTTTGATTGAACGTAGCCTTACTTTTACTGATAAGGTAAAAAATCTGGAAGTTGCTTATGATTATTTGTCAAAGACCTATATCCCGACTGTTAATTTTTCATCGACGATGTCTAATGAAGTAATTCGTTTAATTAACATAGAACGACAAAAGAAGAAACTGCAACCACTTAACTATGATGCAGCTTTAACACAAGTCGCAATTATCAAGGCACAGGATATGGTGAATCGTCATTATTTCGAGCATGAATCTCCTTACTATGGTGCACCATGGGATTTAGCGACATTATTCGATTATCCATATACAAGTTTAGGAGAAAATATCGGCAGAAATATTCCGACACCTCAAGCGGCCGTGAAAGCATGGATGGCATCACCAACACACCGTGAAAATATACTACGCGAACATTACACAAATACGGGCGTAGCTATTGCAGAAGATAGCAAAGGAAGTTACTATTGGGTGCAATTATTTTCTAGCCAATAA
- a CDS encoding S-layer homology domain-containing protein: protein MNKKRSRLAWTLSAAAVVAPCVAVIPSEAATMPFTDIQNSGGEGELYKAVHKLYSEGIVFGTTSTTFSPYENLTRGEAAYFLAEALKLDMKNVVNPGYNDVSTTHKYYGHIAALAAEGIIQKGTNYNPNHFIKRSQMAKILTLGFNLQQATTLSAPFTDFTEDVETNRYMQTLLDYGITEGTSSTTFSPYMDIRRGQMALFLYRTLQKNDNELYIISVE, encoded by the coding sequence ATGAACAAAAAGCGCTCACGTCTAGCTTGGACACTCTCTGCTGCCGCAGTAGTGGCACCTTGTGTTGCGGTGATACCTTCAGAAGCAGCTACAATGCCATTTACAGATATTCAAAACAGTGGTGGCGAAGGCGAACTTTACAAGGCAGTTCACAAATTGTATAGTGAAGGAATTGTATTTGGTACGACTTCTACTACGTTTAGCCCTTATGAAAATTTAACACGTGGAGAAGCAGCCTATTTCTTAGCAGAAGCGCTAAAATTAGATATGAAGAATGTAGTAAATCCTGGGTATAATGATGTATCAACTACTCATAAATATTATGGACATATCGCAGCACTCGCCGCAGAGGGTATTATCCAAAAAGGGACAAATTACAATCCGAATCATTTCATAAAGCGCAGTCAAATGGCGAAAATTTTAACACTGGGTTTTAATTTACAGCAGGCAACAACTTTATCAGCGCCTTTTACAGATTTTACAGAAGATGTTGAAACCAATCGATACATGCAAACGTTATTAGATTATGGTATTACTGAGGGAACTAGTTCGACAACATTTTCACCATACATGGATATTCGACGGGGACAAATGGCTTTATTTCTATATCGCACCTTACAAAAAAACGACAATGAGCTATATATTATTAGTGTAGAATAG
- a CDS encoding cell wall-binding protein: MKKPLKVGVLTSLLLAPTAIANAQEVASQPQTSQVAYSNAVAAVETKEQLQTMYKNLTDKSSLEDITIAESRFTGLEAAGFDANEITFIKAKVAYVRAQKTLLTEINQLGSKINKLTYTSSSLIQDVETANKKYTDFMNVMIENSYAKVQKTFKDAVEAAPPTAVASMLGLAVQYGHDEAARKAYFKTNGADLDKLATMSTAVEAVENTIQQLDYLMVELAENTPDYTAIKGNAADVTTAYNALSADNKKIAIAYIPEGETVAPYKIYTETLANINAAKKVEDSITQLQAKTPANFDKASTYISAVTAIETAYNKLSTDAKNFVTNYPDFASYQAAADFSKQITALSISNSEAYRTAVANLMTEYPVLVKKEFVKNAADLTAAQEEIQAAEAIETLIKEIANATPADQFAKITAARAAYNNQSTTVNMTNVKKIVNNLSTLTDWEKKYSASIDVDKLIAAIDPKATTFESKTLTAQATFDKLADIEKGLVQNKDKLALYFKYANLLNKVNALKTTMPDYSTQVSTLQTAVTALDATGNAEEAVLNAIKDKLSEKLATLANEETALADVISKIGALSNSQNQVQDMQEARKLYDGLTATAKKRVTNIKILTDLEKAHKAVLNVITLVEKLDPATKDYTKKAKAANTAYLKLDVTKREYVKNYKNLNDQVEAMNIVAQIMALNTSQKTYKATVEALTQSFDKLSDEAKKLVTNAQDLETAKGYIAIAKGFDDRVLALANEPDTTFVAKVAALTAEYKTMDKNAKKLVTQYKTLTTYEKNNANVVKVINLIAALNPTNKDYTKKVLAARKAYNALDVESQKRVTNYTQLTAVEDVATLIGLIETLKPTSKTFLNDLKTARTNYDALPPEKKNAVINYEKLVTAETELTSAHTVITLIDAALPEDADYLTKLMNARVAYDKLTSGQKKLVTNIKSLTDREKQVKPILTVMVQIDGLEPGSSNFVSKVNGARKAYDKLTKDQKSYVHNIATLQSYEPTAKVIELIGKLKSSSKTFHTDTMQARALYDALSKDMQQYVSNYHLLQAAETSILGAGNVQRMIDELPSVEAHQYVKRIEEIRAAYNALPRDQQMAVENYKTLQEQEKIIKPVISVVNEIDKLMTSKNMDSQYQKILNAYDKLSATQRRYVYNEQLLLSLDSVIKVYKSIAALKPSDKLYFGMVESVRRDYDSLNTTDKQRVSNYSILLEAEKNMSEVKKVVELIASLSPTSSTYIQDVANAVAAYKALDSKVRGQVLNYDALKKAEKDIAAVLKVVNAIAELDPDTKTFEKKVIAAQKLYSALTLEQQDLVYNYRILQDHINALGLN; encoded by the coding sequence TTGAAGAAACCATTAAAAGTAGGTGTATTAACAAGTCTATTACTCGCGCCAACTGCGATTGCTAATGCACAAGAAGTTGCTTCACAACCCCAAACATCACAAGTTGCCTATAGCAATGCTGTAGCTGCAGTTGAAACGAAAGAACAGCTACAAACAATGTATAAAAACTTAACAGATAAATCTTCATTGGAAGATATCACAATCGCAGAGAGTCGGTTCACGGGATTAGAGGCTGCTGGTTTTGATGCCAATGAGATAACTTTCATTAAAGCAAAGGTTGCCTATGTAAGAGCACAAAAAACATTGCTAACAGAAATCAACCAACTAGGTAGTAAAATAAATAAGTTAACGTATACAAGTAGTTCCCTTATACAAGATGTGGAAACAGCAAATAAAAAATACACAGATTTTATGAACGTTATGATAGAAAATTCATATGCAAAGGTTCAAAAAACATTTAAAGATGCTGTAGAAGCTGCACCACCAACGGCAGTTGCATCTATGTTGGGACTAGCCGTTCAATATGGCCATGACGAAGCAGCAAGAAAGGCGTATTTCAAAACAAATGGTGCAGACCTTGATAAGCTTGCGACGATGTCGACAGCTGTGGAGGCTGTAGAAAATACTATTCAACAATTAGATTACTTGATGGTTGAATTAGCAGAAAATACACCAGACTATACAGCCATTAAAGGAAATGCGGCTGATGTGACAACCGCTTATAACGCTCTGTCAGCAGATAATAAAAAGATTGCCATCGCTTATATCCCTGAGGGCGAAACGGTTGCACCATATAAGATTTATACAGAAACATTAGCAAATATAAATGCTGCTAAAAAAGTTGAGGATAGTATTACGCAACTACAGGCAAAGACTCCAGCTAACTTTGATAAAGCCTCAACTTATATTAGTGCGGTAACGGCTATTGAAACTGCTTATAACAAATTAAGTACAGATGCTAAAAATTTTGTAACGAATTATCCTGATTTTGCATCGTATCAAGCTGCTGCTGATTTCTCTAAGCAGATTACGGCTCTTAGCATCTCAAATAGCGAAGCCTATCGTACAGCAGTAGCAAATCTCATGACGGAATACCCCGTTTTGGTTAAGAAAGAATTTGTAAAAAATGCAGCTGATTTAACTGCTGCTCAAGAGGAGATTCAAGCGGCAGAAGCGATTGAAACGCTTATTAAGGAAATCGCTAATGCAACACCAGCAGATCAATTTGCAAAAATTACTGCTGCGCGTGCAGCGTACAATAATCAGTCCACTACTGTGAACATGACGAATGTCAAAAAAATCGTCAATAATTTATCGACGCTAACTGATTGGGAGAAAAAATATAGCGCCTCTATCGATGTCGATAAACTAATAGCGGCGATTGATCCTAAGGCCACTACGTTTGAGAGTAAAACACTAACGGCACAGGCAACATTTGATAAACTAGCTGATATAGAAAAGGGGCTTGTACAGAATAAGGACAAACTGGCCCTGTATTTTAAATATGCAAATTTATTGAATAAAGTGAATGCATTAAAGACAACAATGCCAGACTATAGCACTCAAGTCTCAACATTACAAACAGCAGTAACGGCATTAGATGCAACTGGTAATGCGGAGGAAGCTGTACTTAATGCTATAAAGGATAAGCTAAGTGAGAAATTAGCCACACTAGCGAACGAAGAAACGGCGTTAGCAGATGTGATTAGTAAAATTGGTGCATTAAGCAATTCGCAAAATCAAGTTCAAGATATGCAAGAAGCACGCAAATTATATGATGGTCTTACAGCAACAGCTAAGAAACGTGTCACAAACATTAAAATACTGACGGACTTAGAAAAAGCACATAAAGCAGTATTAAATGTAATTACCCTTGTCGAGAAGCTTGATCCAGCAACTAAGGATTATACAAAAAAAGCAAAGGCTGCAAACACAGCTTACTTAAAGCTCGATGTGACAAAACGGGAATATGTGAAAAACTATAAAAACTTGAATGACCAAGTGGAAGCGATGAATATAGTTGCGCAAATTATGGCCTTAAACACTTCACAAAAAACGTATAAAGCAACAGTAGAAGCCTTGACACAGAGTTTTGATAAGTTATCTGACGAAGCAAAAAAACTAGTAACGAACGCTCAGGATCTTGAAACTGCAAAAGGCTATATTGCAATAGCAAAAGGGTTTGATGATCGTGTACTTGCACTAGCAAATGAGCCGGACACTACATTTGTAGCGAAGGTAGCGGCACTCACTGCAGAATATAAAACGATGGACAAAAATGCGAAAAAGTTAGTGACGCAATACAAAACATTAACGACTTACGAGAAAAATAATGCCAATGTTGTGAAGGTCATTAATTTAATTGCAGCCTTAAATCCAACAAATAAAGACTATACGAAAAAGGTTCTAGCAGCTCGTAAAGCTTACAACGCATTAGATGTAGAATCTCAAAAACGTGTGACCAATTATACACAGTTAACAGCTGTTGAAGATGTTGCTACGTTAATTGGTTTAATAGAAACATTGAAACCTACGAGTAAGACGTTTTTAAATGATTTAAAAACAGCGCGCACAAATTATGATGCGTTGCCACCAGAGAAGAAAAATGCTGTCATTAATTATGAAAAGCTTGTTACGGCTGAAACTGAACTCACATCTGCCCATACGGTTATCACATTGATCGATGCGGCATTGCCTGAGGATGCTGACTATTTAACAAAGTTGATGAACGCCCGAGTTGCTTACGATAAATTAACCTCAGGGCAAAAGAAGCTTGTAACGAATATAAAGTCATTGACGGACCGTGAAAAACAAGTGAAGCCAATTTTAACTGTTATGGTGCAAATTGATGGTTTAGAACCAGGTTCAAGTAATTTCGTCAGTAAGGTAAATGGTGCACGTAAAGCGTACGATAAGTTAACAAAGGATCAAAAGAGTTACGTTCATAATATCGCGACATTACAAAGCTATGAACCAACTGCCAAGGTCATTGAGTTGATTGGTAAGTTAAAATCGTCTAGCAAAACTTTCCATACAGATACGATGCAAGCACGTGCACTATACGATGCGTTAAGCAAGGATATGCAACAGTATGTCTCGAACTATCATTTATTACAAGCTGCTGAAACAAGTATTTTAGGTGCAGGCAATGTACAACGAATGATAGATGAACTACCTTCAGTTGAAGCGCATCAATATGTTAAACGTATTGAAGAAATTCGTGCGGCCTATAATGCACTACCAAGAGACCAGCAAATGGCTGTCGAAAACTATAAAACTTTACAAGAGCAAGAAAAAATTATTAAGCCTGTTATTAGCGTTGTGAATGAAATTGACAAACTTATGACATCTAAAAATATGGACAGCCAATATCAAAAGATTTTAAATGCTTATGATAAGCTTTCTGCAACTCAACGTAGATATGTCTATAACGAGCAACTACTCCTCTCATTAGACAGCGTGATTAAAGTTTATAAGAGCATTGCTGCCTTAAAACCAAGTGACAAATTGTACTTTGGCATGGTTGAGTCAGTGCGTAGAGATTACGATAGTTTAAATACAACAGATAAGCAAAGAGTATCCAATTATTCAATCTTACTAGAAGCTGAGAAAAACATGAGCGAAGTGAAGAAAGTTGTAGAGCTAATCGCTAGTCTGTCTCCAACATCAAGCACCTATATACAAGATGTAGCCAATGCGGTTGCTGCGTATAAGGCATTGGATTCGAAAGTAAGGGGACAAGTTCTTAACTATGACGCCTTGAAGAAAGCAGAAAAAGATATCGCTGCTGTTTTAAAAGTAGTCAATGCTATTGCTGAATTAGATCCGGACACAAAAACGTTTGAAAAGAAAGTAATTGCTGCACAGAAGCTGTATAGCGCACTTACGCTTGAACAACAGGATTTAGTATATAATTACCGTATTTTGCAAGATCATATAAATGCATTAGGATTAAACTAA
- a CDS encoding S-layer homology domain-containing protein yields the protein MKKHKQFQGALIAALVTSAIVVVPTAQAAEGFSDVDFSKEYGTAVKDLAERGIINGYADGTFKPFAEVTRGQAAKILAGLLQLDTTKVEDPKFTDLQPNDEYYGAIATLYNEGIASGFADGSFGVNQPITREQLASMLTKAYQLDNYGYEQTLPFTDVVKFSETYYAVGPLYEHNITNGVTETTFGLKETVKRSQLALFIKRMEAMQANRVFQEFKTKDFGADYLEAFSYNNWTEDEEQEFFRILHSNEGVKIEALREGSGYFVLTGYKIDNEENYEVVESQKYKIVITEVDGKLQMNCQQTDEIAPSTSLFFEEDLGFNPKHIKLTTAAGHAVSEKVYAYQPFNYDGWDEESIPKGASYALKLMQAGDYIATFSDDAGKSVRVGIHAETDGYDLYTSHAVEKSSVFIPKSEVGFAVTDFKIEQYTGAVHDHKIIDVTLSPEGVTVNRAGKGDAIFAIRLIGANGEKLYMHGMIYELSGVTSMYYELSTQQEMEGSFNY from the coding sequence ATGAAGAAACATAAACAGTTTCAGGGTGCATTAATTGCAGCGCTAGTGACAAGTGCCATTGTAGTAGTACCCACTGCACAGGCCGCAGAGGGATTTAGTGATGTTGATTTTTCTAAGGAATACGGTACTGCTGTGAAGGATTTAGCGGAACGAGGTATTATCAATGGTTACGCAGACGGAACTTTTAAGCCATTCGCTGAAGTTACCCGTGGACAAGCGGCAAAAATCTTAGCGGGTTTATTGCAACTTGATACAACAAAAGTAGAAGATCCAAAATTCACCGATTTGCAGCCGAATGATGAATATTACGGAGCTATTGCAACCTTATATAATGAAGGAATTGCGTCAGGCTTTGCGGATGGCAGCTTTGGTGTCAATCAACCTATTACACGTGAACAGCTGGCTAGCATGCTCACGAAAGCTTATCAATTAGATAATTACGGATACGAACAGACATTACCGTTCACGGATGTGGTTAAATTTTCAGAGACTTACTATGCAGTGGGTCCTTTATACGAGCATAATATTACGAATGGTGTCACAGAGACTACATTCGGTTTAAAAGAAACCGTGAAGCGTTCTCAGTTGGCCTTATTTATCAAGCGTATGGAGGCTATGCAGGCTAATCGTGTCTTCCAAGAATTTAAAACAAAAGACTTTGGAGCGGATTATCTCGAAGCGTTCTCTTACAATAATTGGACGGAGGATGAGGAACAGGAATTTTTCCGTATACTTCATTCGAATGAAGGTGTGAAAATTGAGGCGTTACGCGAGGGCTCTGGCTACTTTGTGCTTACAGGCTATAAAATCGATAACGAAGAAAACTATGAAGTAGTCGAATCTCAAAAATATAAGATTGTGATTACAGAAGTAGATGGGAAGTTACAAATGAATTGCCAGCAAACCGATGAGATAGCACCAAGTACATCGCTGTTTTTTGAAGAAGATTTAGGCTTTAATCCAAAGCATATCAAGTTAACAACTGCAGCCGGTCATGCAGTGAGTGAAAAAGTTTATGCCTATCAGCCATTTAATTATGACGGTTGGGATGAGGAAAGTATTCCAAAAGGGGCAAGCTACGCACTGAAGTTAATGCAGGCTGGTGATTACATTGCTACATTCTCTGATGATGCTGGCAAATCTGTACGCGTAGGCATTCATGCCGAAACAGACGGCTATGATTTATATACATCACATGCTGTAGAGAAAAGTAGTGTATTCATACCGAAGAGTGAAGTGGGCTTTGCTGTCACTGATTTTAAAATTGAACAGTACACGGGGGCTGTTCATGATCATAAAATTATTGATGTTACATTGTCACCAGAGGGTGTAACCGTAAACAGAGCGGGCAAAGGAGATGCAATTTTTGCCATTCGTTTGATTGGAGCAAACGGGGAAAAGCTATACATGCACGGCATGATCTATGAGTTAAGTGGTGTTACGTCGATGTACTATGAACTGTCAACACAGCAGGAAATGGAAGGATCATTTAACTATTAA
- a CDS encoding HlyD family secretion protein produces the protein MRFIKSRPWTSLSIIVIALLIGVNAYFVFKADSKVARSYFIDEFQRATTDDRVETVKKDAIVAPAETYTIAAEAKSLSAVNVKRGQEIHATDVLATYKTEEVDDELTKLEAERSAYETELSDLESALAQIESEFGRASDPKSSINTDQISDKLNVNVKLELAQQNSPSTAVAILNRHIAEATRQVALMDAQIAQIQARQGVISPVDGVISKITEEAGTVTFEIYSTEKAMLAYLSEDEWQQVMAGQTVNFDLQHVEAKLSGIVLEKQMIATNNESTWANELAKTAKLPKPSSYQVTLQQDDFLVDIPFSTIGKASIIVNEAFDAYRVKSTWVKTTKKDVHSVYIIGEDGKIRLEDIDVAFKTANATIFTGYMDEGTPILANEQRNILARSFRSMPLKKIEWQHFKEIDWKDYVKYITF, from the coding sequence ATGCGTTTTATTAAATCCAGACCTTGGACAAGCTTGAGTATCATTGTCATAGCGCTGTTAATTGGCGTAAATGCGTATTTTGTTTTCAAGGCTGATAGCAAAGTAGCACGTTCGTACTTTATCGATGAATTTCAAAGGGCCACTACTGACGACCGAGTAGAAACAGTCAAAAAGGATGCTATAGTAGCGCCAGCAGAAACCTATACAATTGCTGCAGAAGCGAAGAGCCTATCAGCGGTAAACGTAAAACGCGGTCAAGAAATACACGCAACGGATGTACTGGCTACCTATAAAACAGAGGAAGTCGATGATGAATTGACGAAGCTCGAGGCTGAGCGCTCTGCTTATGAGACGGAACTAAGCGATTTAGAGTCTGCATTAGCTCAAATAGAATCTGAGTTCGGTAGAGCTTCTGATCCAAAAAGCTCTATCAATACCGATCAGATTAGTGATAAATTGAATGTCAATGTCAAATTAGAATTAGCTCAGCAAAATTCTCCATCAACAGCTGTGGCAATTTTAAATCGTCATATTGCTGAGGCGACTCGTCAAGTAGCGCTAATGGATGCTCAAATTGCCCAAATTCAGGCACGACAAGGTGTGATTAGCCCTGTGGACGGTGTTATCTCCAAAATAACAGAAGAAGCTGGCACTGTGACTTTTGAAATTTATTCTACAGAAAAAGCCATGTTAGCCTATTTATCAGAGGACGAATGGCAACAGGTCATGGCTGGACAAACCGTTAATTTTGACTTACAGCATGTTGAAGCCAAGCTATCGGGTATCGTACTTGAAAAACAAATGATTGCAACAAACAATGAATCTACATGGGCAAATGAGTTAGCTAAAACTGCAAAGCTACCAAAGCCTTCAAGCTATCAAGTAACACTACAGCAGGATGATTTCCTAGTAGACATTCCCTTTTCAACCATCGGCAAAGCTTCCATTATTGTCAATGAAGCATTTGATGCATATAGGGTGAAATCCACTTGGGTAAAAACTACAAAAAAAGATGTACACAGTGTTTATATTATCGGTGAAGACGGTAAAATTCGTCTTGAGGACATTGATGTTGCATTCAAGACCGCAAATGCTACTATCTTTACTGGCTACATGGATGAAGGGACACCCATCCTAGCAAATGAACAACGCAATATATTAGCGCGCTCGTTCCGCTCCATGCCTCTTAAAAAAATTGAGTGGCAACATTTCAAAGAAATTGACTGGAAAGACTATGTAAAATACATCACCTTTTAA
- a CDS encoding C40 family peptidase codes for MNKKWLLPIFASFMLFSATPIDNAEAATASEVTNTATKYLGIPYSYGGTTTSGLDCSGFTSKVFADLGINLNRTSGSQYQQGTAVAKSDLQVGDLLFFNTSGSGISHVAIYIGDGKMIHSQTGKGVSYSSVDDPYYWSSRYIGAKRVATFDTEQQAEVTKVATAEVKEAAIDFTVYASRAEVAVQLAQALNLDTSDKNTKFADVKPTYAHAGAIAAVAKLGIFEGDDNGKFNPSSPMTRAQIAKVLVLAFGLEPQGDVVTFADVPENYWATEYISIIATNGITAGKDNGNFGYNEMLKISQLSTFIERAKQLKK; via the coding sequence ATGAATAAGAAATGGTTATTACCGATTTTTGCATCTTTTATGTTATTTTCAGCAACTCCAATAGATAACGCTGAAGCGGCGACGGCGTCAGAAGTCACGAATACAGCGACTAAATATTTAGGTATTCCATACTCATATGGAGGTACAACTACAAGCGGACTAGATTGTTCAGGCTTTACTTCTAAAGTCTTTGCAGATTTAGGCATAAATCTTAACCGCACGTCTGGTTCACAATATCAGCAAGGTACTGCGGTTGCAAAAAGCGATCTTCAAGTTGGAGATTTACTTTTCTTTAACACGAGTGGTAGTGGTATCTCACATGTAGCTATATACATAGGTGACGGTAAAATGATTCACTCTCAAACAGGCAAAGGCGTTAGCTACTCAAGTGTAGACGATCCATATTATTGGTCTTCTCGTTACATTGGTGCAAAACGCGTTGCAACATTTGATACTGAGCAACAAGCAGAAGTAACAAAAGTAGCGACAGCTGAAGTAAAGGAAGCGGCAATTGATTTTACAGTGTATGCTTCACGTGCTGAAGTAGCTGTGCAACTTGCACAAGCACTAAACCTAGATACATCGGATAAAAACACAAAATTCGCAGACGTAAAGCCAACATATGCACATGCTGGTGCAATTGCTGCTGTAGCGAAGTTAGGTATTTTTGAAGGGGATGACAATGGTAAGTTTAATCCGTCTTCACCAATGACACGCGCACAAATTGCAAAAGTATTAGTTCTTGCTTTTGGTCTTGAACCTCAAGGTGATGTTGTGACATTTGCTGATGTTCCTGAAAACTACTGGGCCACTGAGTATATTTCAATTATTGCCACAAACGGAATCACAGCTGGTAAAGATAATGGTAACTTCGGTTATAATGAAATGTTAAAAATTTCTCAGCTTTCAACATTTATTGAACGCGCAAAACAATTAAAGAAATAA